CCCTGCAAATCTTATAAAGGCGTAAAATCCCGGTACGAAAACCTTGATATCGTGTTAGTCAGGGAAAACACCGAAGACTTATATGCAGGAATTGAGTTTGCGGCAGGAAGCCCGGAAGCAAAAGAAATAATCAAAATGTCCAAAGGAAAAGCAAGGGACGACAGCGCTATTTCTATTAAACCCATTTCCAGGACAGGTTCAGAACAAATATTAAGGTTCGCTTTTGATTATGCGGTAAAGAACAAACGCAAAAAAGTAACGGCTGTAGCAAAAGCAAATATTATGAAAATTACCGACGGGTTATTTTTTAACGTTGCAAAAGAAATAGCTAAAGAATACCCGTCGATTCAATACGACGAAAAATTAGTAGACAATATGTGCATGCAGTTAGTGCAAAAACCGGAAATTTACGACGTGCTTGCGCTGCCAAACCTTTACGGAGATATTTTGTCCGATTTATGTGCGGGGCTCGTAGGAGGGCTTGGCGTGGCTCCGGGAGCCAATTTTGGGCCGGGATTAGCTTTATTTGAAGCTGTCCACGGATCGGCGCCCAAATATACAGGGCTTAATAAAGTTAACCCGACAGCTTTGTTATTATCAGCAAAGCTAATGCTTGAATACATCGGAGAAGCCGAAAAAGCGGTCAAATTAGAAAAAGCTATTGTCGAAGTTATTGCTGATGGAAAACGGGTTACCTATGACATGGGGGGAAGCTCAACAACTTCTGATATGGGTAATGCAGTAATTGAAAAACTTAAATAATGACAGAAAGAACCTGCGTTATAATCAAACCGGACGGGCTTGGTAAAAAAAATGTCGGTAAAATCATAGACAGGCTAGAGTCAGAAGGTTTTAAATTATTAGCAATCAAAATGATTAAAGCGCAAAAAAACAAAATTGAAAAATTTTACGGAATTCACAGAAACAAGGATTACTTCCAGCCTTTAGTAGAATTTATTTGCTGCATGCCCATAATAGTAACTGTCTGGGAAGGGGAAAATGTAGTAAAGAATACAAGAAAAATTATTGGTTCGACGGATTCAAAAAAAGCTGAACCCGGTACTTTAAGGAATTTGTATGGCACGAATGAACG
The sequence above is drawn from the Elusimicrobiota bacterium genome and encodes:
- the ndk gene encoding nucleoside-diphosphate kinase, encoding MTERTCVIIKPDGLGKKNVGKIIDRLESEGFKLLAIKMIKAQKNKIEKFYGIHRNKDYFQPLVEFICCMPIIVTVWEGENVVKNTRKIIGSTDSKKAEPGTLRNLYGTNERRNLVHASDSLENAQKEIYHFFKKEEILEYNENDWKS
- a CDS encoding isocitrate/isopropylmalate dehydrogenase family protein, which codes for MQKTYNITLIPGDGTGPELSETVQRVLEATGVKIEWDVVIAGQTALEKFGTPLPDNVLTSIKKNKVALKGPLTTPIGTGFRSVNVALRQLLNLYACVRPCKSYKGVKSRYENLDIVLVRENTEDLYAGIEFAAGSPEAKEIIKMSKGKARDDSAISIKPISRTGSEQILRFAFDYAVKNKRKKVTAVAKANIMKITDGLFFNVAKEIAKEYPSIQYDEKLVDNMCMQLVQKPEIYDVLALPNLYGDILSDLCAGLVGGLGVAPGANFGPGLALFEAVHGSAPKYTGLNKVNPTALLLSAKLMLEYIGEAEKAVKLEKAIVEVIADGKRVTYDMGGSSTTSDMGNAVIEKLK